The stretch of DNA GGAGGCCGGATGCCCGTTTGCTCTTCGATCAGGAGGCCGACCTCCGCCGGTGTGAGGCCGCCGAGCCTGACGCGCAGCAGCGCGTCGTTCTTCGCGTACTCGATCACGAGATCCTGGAGCGGCTCGCGACGCTCGACGTCGGCCTCGCGCGCCGCGGCGAGAAAGAGCACCCGTTCGCGTCGCAAGTCTCGCGCGAGAAAGGCGAGGGCCGAGAGCGAGTCGGCGTCGGTCCACTGCAGGTCGTCGAGCAGGATCACCTGGGGCCGGATGCGTGCCGCGCGCCGGAGGAAGCCGCCGAGCGCATCGAAGAGCCGGAATCTCGACTCCTCGCTGTCGGCGCTCGGCGGAAGCTCGAGCTGCAGCGCATCGCGCAGCTCCGGCGCGATGCGCCCGAGCGCGGTGGCGCCGGTGCCGAGGGCGCCGCGAAGGGCCGTGGGATCCCAGGCTTCGGCGTAGCCGCGCAGCACCTGCGCCCAGAGCCAGAAGGCGGGGATGCCCGACCCCTCGCGGCTGCACGCCTCGCGGGCGTCCATGCCCGCGTGCTCCGCCTCCGCGAGGAGCGTCTGCATCAGACGCGTCTTGCCGATGCCGGGCTCGCCCACGACGAGCGCAAGACCGCCGCCCGTCGCCGAGGCTCGTCGCAGCGCCGCACGCAGCAGCGTGAGCTCCGACTCGCGACCGACGAAGGCCGGGCCCGCGGAGTCCGGGGCCTGTGGGCCGGCCGGCGCCGGCGCGGCGGCGTCCCGGGCGTCGGCCACGAAGCGAAATCCAATCCCGCGCACCGTCTCGATCGTCTGCGCGCCCTCGGGGCCGAGCGACGCGCGCAGCTTGTGCAGGCTCTGCCAGATCGCATCGTCGCTGACGGTGACGCCGGGCCACACGGCCTCGAGCAGATCCTCCTTGCGCACGACGCGGTCTCGGTGCCGCGCCAGATGGAAGAGGATCGCGAGCGGCTTGGGCCCGATCGCCACCAGACCCCCGTCTTCGAGGAGGCAGTAGCGCGCCTCGTCGAGCTCGAAGCGACCGAAGCGGAGATGGAGGGGAGTCCGGGCCATGGCGCAACCCGCCATTGTCGCGCAGGGAGGCACGCATCGGAGCAAAATATGAGGCGCTCCGGGAGGTTCTCCCGGAGCGCCCACGGACGTCCCGCGACGTCAGGCCAGCCGACGGCGCTGGCCAGGCCTTCTTGCGGCTAGGCCTTCTTGCGGCCCGAGACGCCGAGGCCCACGAGGCCCATGCCCAGCAGCAGCATCGTGCCGGGCTCGGGGACGAACGCCATGCTGAACACCCAACCGGCGCTCGCGCCAGCACCAAGGCCGGTCTGGCCCACGAGCGCTGTTGCCGCGCCCGTTGCCTTGTTGATCGTCCAGAGCTTGCCGCCTCCGAAAAGGGGGTTGGTTTCCCCGTACATCTGGCCCGTCACGGGGTCGACCGAGATCGCGTCCACGGCGTCCCCAAAACCGGAGAGAGTGCCGACGATGGTGTGGGTGCCGTTGATCGGGTTGACCTTGACGAGGGAGCTGCCGGCACGGGCATAGAGAGTCGAGGTTGTCGGGTCGTACGCCAGCTCGCTCAGAGGCGAGGCTCCCAAGAGCCACGTCATCGCACCGTTGCTCGGGTTCACCGTGTAGAGGACCTGCGCGCTGGTGTCCACGCCGTAGAGCACGTTCCCGGGCCCGAACACGAGGGCATCGATGTTGTGGGTAGTGGTGGAGTTGATCGTCGTCTGCGTGCCGTTCGCGGCGATCTTGAAGAAATTGTCGCTGCTACCGCCGTACATGACCTGGTTCGTGAAGTCCCAGGCGAGGGCGCCGATCCCGTCAGGCGTGGCCGTGCTGATCTGTGTCGCCGCGCCGCTGCTCTGGTTGATCGACAGGAACTTGCCGTTGTTGCCGCCGTAGAGCGGCGTCGCCAGCGCCGGCGAGGCCGCGGCCACGAGGCCGGCCGCGACGGCGAGGGTTGCGATCTTGCGAAGCATGCTCGTCTCCTTTCATCCGGGTTCGGACGAGCTGCTTGCGCACGCCGCCGCGAATCCCGCTTCCCAGTTGCCACACGGAGCGTCCGTGTCAGCGGGTCCATTTGTACCCGCATGTGTCAGGGGCGACGCTTACACTTGCCTGACGTGCGGCTTACGAGTGCCTGAGCCGGGAGGGGTGGCGCGCGCAGGGCGGCCGGAGGCGCCCGCGCGGCTCCGGCGGCCGCCGCCTCAACGCGCCGGCGCCACGATGGCCAGCGAGGGATCTGCGAGAGAGGAGAAGTCGCCGGGGCTGAACGTGAGGAGCGTGGTCGAGCGC from Deltaproteobacteria bacterium encodes:
- a CDS encoding AAA family ATPase, with product MARTPLHLRFGRFELDEARYCLLEDGGLVAIGPKPLAILFHLARHRDRVVRKEDLLEAVWPGVTVSDDAIWQSLHKLRASLGPEGAQTIETVRGIGFRFVADARDAAAPAPAGPQAPDSAGPAFVGRESELTLLRAALRRASATGGGLALVVGEPGIGKTRLMQTLLAEAEHAGMDAREACSREGSGIPAFWLWAQVLRGYAEAWDPTALRGALGTGATALGRIAPELRDALQLELPPSADSEESRFRLFDALGGFLRRAARIRPQVILLDDLQWTDADSLSALAFLARDLRRERVLFLAAAREADVERREPLQDLVIEYAKNDALLRVRLGGLTPAEVGLLIEEQTGIRPPDEVVERLHRKAGGNPLFISQVLALAPVVEEDAADRPAGTLLAPLAGPSAVQRVASKRLAGLTPTCREALEVAACVGTEFSFALVAQAHGGERGALLEALDEGAAQGVVART
- a CDS encoding PEP-CTERM sorting domain-containing protein; amino-acid sequence: MLRKIATLAVAAGLVAAASPALATPLYGGNNGKFLSINQSSGAATQISTATPDGIGALAWDFTNQVMYGGSSDNFFKIAANGTQTTINSTTTHNIDALVFGPGNVLYGVDTSAQVLYTVNPSNGAMTWLLGASPLSELAYDPTTSTLYARAGSSLVKVNPINGTHTIVGTLSGFGDAVDAISVDPVTGQMYGETNPLFGGGKLWTINKATGAATALVGQTGLGAGASAGWVFSMAFVPEPGTMLLLGMGLVGLGVSGRKKA